The nucleotide window GTGACGATGCCTTCTCCCACCCGTGCCAGGATGGTTTCAGCACCGGCCCCGCCCACCAGGCGGTCAATATTGGCCCGGACCGTGACCCTTGAAATCGCCTTCAGCTGGATGCCGTCCTTGGCCATGGCTGCAACCAGCGGGGTTTCAATGACCTTGGGATTCACGGACATCTGCACCGCTTCCAGCACATCTCTGCCGGCCAGATCAATGGCGGCAGCCCGGTTAAAGGTCAGTTCAATATTGGCCTTGTCTGCGGCAATCAGGGCCTGGATCACCCGGGACACATTTCCGCCGGCCAGATAATGGGATTCCAGGCTGTCCGTGGGAATCTCCATGCCGGCTTTCACCGCCATGATCTTGGACTCCACAATCAGTTTGGGGGGTACTTTCCGAAACCGCATGAAAATAATATTGATCAGCCCGACCTTTGCCCCGGACACCAATGCCTGCAGCCACAAGGCAATATAGGCAAAAATAAAATAAAACAGGGCCACGCCGATAACACCGGCAATAATTAACAGGATATACATAAACTCCATGTCTGCTTCTCCTTATTCGTTTTTGTCAACCACGATTCTGTTTCCAGACACCAGGGTCACCACAACCGGTGTACCGGCATCCACATATTCTCCATCGGTTACCGCATCCAGGCGCTTTCCTTCTATCATCACCGTGCCTGAAGGCCGCAAATCCGTTATTGCTTCGCCTTTTTTTCCCTTCCACGACACCAGATCCGGGGCCTGGGAAGACACCCCTTCCCTGCTGGACAATTTTTTGTGCAAAGACAGGGAAGATGCCCCCAGGGCTTTGAATCCCAGAACCAGAATAAACGGTATCATTAAAATATCCACGCCCAGAAACACCATGCCCGCGGTAAAGGAAATGGTGGTAAACACAAGATATAGGGAATAAAACAAAATTCCAGCCGCTGTTACGGCCAATATCCCCAGGGAAGGGACAAAGATCTCCACCACAATGACCATCAGTCCGAGCACCTGCAGTAATATGGGAAATAGATAGGATGTCATGATTCAGCCTTTCTGGATGAAAAGGTATTTGTGTCTGCCGCTTTCACCACCACGTGGTTCTGCTCCAGCGCATCCACAGTCACAGGGGTGCCTGGATCAATAAATTCACCCCGGGTGATGGCATCAATTTTCCGGGGCCCGATCCTGATTTTTCCCGAAGGCCGCAATGCAGTGACGGCCATGCCTGACTGTCCCACAGCCACAAATCCGGTCTCATCCGATCCCACCAGGGCTTCGCCAAGGGTGGCTTCCAGGTATGGGCCTTTTATCAGCTTAGACACCCCGGGCAGTACAAACCGGAGCATGACCAGAGAAAATACCAGGGCCCCGGCAAAAGCGCCCACAACCAGGGCCAGGTTCCGGATCAAAAGACGGCTTTCCCAGGGCATTTTGGGGTCCGGCACCACAAATCCCTGAAAGGAGAGAACCAGACCGGCTCCCAGCACCAGGATTCCGGCGACACCTGCCACGCCGAACCCGGGCAGCACCAGGATTTCCACGGCCATGAGCAGGGTGCCGATAATCATCAGCAGCAGCTCTGTGTAATGGGCCAGCCCCACCAGGTACTGGTTCAAAAATACCAGGCCTAAGCAAACAATACCGATGACCCCGAAGATCCCGAATCCCGGGGCCTTTATCTCCGTATACAACGCACCGATTCCCACCAGCATGAGGATGGGCAGCAGCGGCTGAAGAAGCCGCACCAGACCTTCAGACCAGGATTCTGTCATGTATGCCAGCGTATAATTTTCATACCCCAGATGTGCCAGGGCCTGGTCCAGGTCTGTAACACTGGCCCTGGAAAATCCCAGATTCCGGGCTTCCACATCATCCATGGTCAAAAGTTCTCCCTCGGCCACCACCGTGATTTTTTTTGTGATCCGCTCTTTTTCTTGGTCAGTCAGGTCATCGAACCTGATTTTATCCATATACACGGTTTTGCCATCCAGGGTGACTTCATAGACCTCCATGCTTTTGGTGACCATGGACTCTGCCAGCACCTCGGGATAACTGTTTTTCTTGGCCAGGGTCCGGAACTGGGCCCGGAGCACGGTCTGGGTTTTTTCCCCCACCTCTTTCTGGCCTTCACTGGTCTGGATGATGGGAGCACAGTCCCCGATCAAGGTGTTTTCTTTCATCACCAGGACATTGCCGGCCAGGGCAATGAGGGCCCCGGCAGATATGGCCCGTTTTTCCACAAACGAGATGGACTGTCCCATGGGAACGGACAAAAGGGTTTCCACGATTTCCAGGGCTGCGTCCACCCGCCCCCCAAAGGAATCCAGCTTGAACACCATCAGGGCCTCCGGATCGGCAGAGAGAATCTCATCCACGCTTCTTTTGATAAACGCTGCCATCCCCGGTTCCACCGTACCGGTCACTGGAATGACATGAATGGTTTTATCAGCGGCGGCTGCCGAAGCTGGGTTCAAAAAAAAAGGAAGGGTTGCCAGAAACAGGCTCAGAAGCAGATCAATCTTTTTTCGGCTGGTATTAAAACGAGGGCACACATATTTTCCCATGGATCGTCGTCCTCTGTGATATCATCTCCGGTTTTGCCGGAACAGTAAATCTGTGATTGCCAAAACCGCGGTTTTTTTTTATAAATCAAGCTTGCCCGACAGGTCAGCTTTTTGGTTAATTGTAATTATAAAATTTTATCACATTCTTTGTCATAAAAATATAAGGAAACCAACACATGGCTTCAACAGATGATAAAAAAATGAATGCCATTCTTTCTGAGGTACACAAAACCCGGAAGGAACGGGAGAAAACCTACCGGGAGAAAGCCCTTAAACTGTTTCCCTGGATCTGCGGCCATTGCGGACGTGAGTTTGAAGGCAAGCGCCTGCGGGAATTAACGGTCCACCACAAGGACCACAACCATGACAACAATCCGCCGGACGGCAGCAACTGGGAGTTGCTGTGTATTTACTGCCATGATAATGTGCACTCCCGGGATCAGGTGGCAGATGCCTATTC belongs to Desulfotignum phosphitoxidans DSM 13687 and includes:
- the floA gene encoding flotillin-like protein FloA (flotillin-like protein involved in membrane lipid rafts), giving the protein MEFMYILLIIAGVIGVALFYFIFAYIALWLQALVSGAKVGLINIIFMRFRKVPPKLIVESKIMAVKAGMEIPTDSLESHYLAGGNVSRVIQALIAADKANIELTFNRAAAIDLAGRDVLEAVQMSVNPKVIETPLVAAMAKDGIQLKAISRVTVRANIDRLVGGAGAETILARVGEGIVTTIGSAETHKRVLENPDMISKTVLKKGLDAGTAYEILSIDIADVDVGKNIGAELETDRAEADKKIAQAKAEEKRAMAFATEQEMRARVQEMQAKVVEAEAQVPLAMAEAFRSGNLGIMDYYKMKNVAADTKMRDQISKGETRTGQDDQTT
- a CDS encoding NfeD family protein gives rise to the protein MTSYLFPILLQVLGLMVIVVEIFVPSLGILAVTAAGILFYSLYLVFTTISFTAGMVFLGVDILMIPFILVLGFKALGASSLSLHKKLSSREGVSSQAPDLVSWKGKKGEAITDLRPSGTVMIEGKRLDAVTDGEYVDAGTPVVVTLVSGNRIVVDKNE
- a CDS encoding NfeD family protein, whose amino-acid sequence is MGKYVCPRFNTSRKKIDLLLSLFLATLPFFLNPASAAAADKTIHVIPVTGTVEPGMAAFIKRSVDEILSADPEALMVFKLDSFGGRVDAALEIVETLLSVPMGQSISFVEKRAISAGALIALAGNVLVMKENTLIGDCAPIIQTSEGQKEVGEKTQTVLRAQFRTLAKKNSYPEVLAESMVTKSMEVYEVTLDGKTVYMDKIRFDDLTDQEKERITKKITVVAEGELLTMDDVEARNLGFSRASVTDLDQALAHLGYENYTLAYMTESWSEGLVRLLQPLLPILMLVGIGALYTEIKAPGFGIFGVIGIVCLGLVFLNQYLVGLAHYTELLLMIIGTLLMAVEILVLPGFGVAGVAGILVLGAGLVLSFQGFVVPDPKMPWESRLLIRNLALVVGAFAGALVFSLVMLRFVLPGVSKLIKGPYLEATLGEALVGSDETGFVAVGQSGMAVTALRPSGKIRIGPRKIDAITRGEFIDPGTPVTVDALEQNHVVVKAADTNTFSSRKAES
- a CDS encoding YajD family HNH nuclease; the protein is MASTDDKKMNAILSEVHKTRKEREKTYREKALKLFPWICGHCGREFEGKRLRELTVHHKDHNHDNNPPDGSNWELLCIYCHDNVHSRDQVADAYSDGPADRSSGKGGTANPFAGLGDLLKDKLD